A genomic stretch from Argiope bruennichi chromosome 2, qqArgBrue1.1, whole genome shotgun sequence includes:
- the LOC129962402 gene encoding 60S ribosomal protein L28-like yields the protein MSNHLQWMIVRNCSSFVVKKRNIKKHFSTDPLNMKKIHSPRYCGTIQKNAIMIEPHSNKKGVNLVYKKKRCHRKPAKSLERVPLTKNARRTMTVIKKFVKRNQYRKDLKMLALRRASAILKSQRPVVLKKKTFKKKPE from the exons ATGTCTAACCATCTACAATGGATGATTGTAAGAAACTGTTCAAGTTTCGtagtaaagaaaagaaacatcAAAAAGCATTTTAGTACT gatcctctgaatatgaaaaaaatccattctccTCGATATTGCGGCACCATTCAAAAAAATGCCATCATGATTGAGCCTCATTCAAACAAGAAAGGTGTAAATCTTGTTTACAAGAAGAAACGCT gTCACAGGAAACCTGCCAAAAGTTTGGAACGAGTTCCTTTGACCAAAAATGCTCGAAGAACAATGACTGTTATCAAAAAGTTTGTCAAAAGAAACCAGTACAGGAAGGATTTGAAAAtg CTTGCTTTGCGTAGGGCTAGCGCAATTCTGAAGAGCCAGAGGCCAGTGGTACTCAAAAAGAAGACTTTCAAAAAGAAACCTGAATAA